The window CCAGAAACCTTTTGTCGGTTATAATCTCATAAGTTTTTGCTTTCCTTGAGCACACAAATTCCTAACCGAAGTCAAGAAAAAGCATATCAGATTAGATAAAATAACAAATTAGAGATGGTAAGTATATTTCATGAGCAAGGTTAtaggaaaacctttgttttaagATCAACATATCACAGTTCTATAATTTAATGCTTTTCCATACTACCTAACTTTGAAGGTCCTGATTATGTAGATGGAGTACTATTTAATTTTTGCTTCTATTTCTGGAGGTATAAAACTTAATATACTACCTGCAAATTAGTTGTGAGGATAGTGTTGATCACCTTGTGTAACAATCTTGAAGATCATGAGTGTGAGGATAGTGTTGATCACCTTGTGTTACAATGTTGAAGATCATGAGTGCCTCTAATCTGTAGCGGCTGGATTTGAATGTTTTTTTATGTGTATGAGAGTATGTCGATTAATAGGCGGGTAGTCATTTTACTGATCTTGTATGTACTGCTAGGAAAGATGAGTGATTAGTTACTTAATAATTACCTTGTTGGATTTCATATTTGATCCACCTTGTGAGTTAGCATGTCAAAACTCTTTAGATGAGCATTGCCTTGAGTATCGAAGTACTGTTGATCCATTATTCAATGTTCAGTAACAAATTCATCAATTTCATATACAAGAATCATGCAAATTATCTAAGTTTGTGAAGCTGATACACACTGGAGGTAGTTTGGTCTCTTATTATGTGCACATTGTACTTACTGGGGGTGGTTTGATTGCTCGACAGAGCCGATAACAATCTAGGAGTATCAACAGAGGATATTGGGCCGCTTGCAACTATTGGAGGAAGATGATGTCCAAGCGTCAATCGCTAGAGGAAGACTGTTATGGCCGGTTTAGCTAGTGTTATGGCCGGTTTAGCTAGGCCCACCGGGCAATCTTAGCCCacaagttatcttaggttaattcttatgcaagttatcttaggttaattcttatgcaagttatctaggttataaatataggctgtaagactctttttggaattaagcaataagaatattattatctctattgcccggctcccacaggagccggaaccctagccgcctctaACCCTAGTCGCCGCCGCCATCCTCCTCCCACGCGACGGTGCCCAGCCGCCGGCGCGCCCGCTCATCGCCGCGCCCTCCTCCATCCTTCCCCTACAACCTACGAAGCAGGTCCGGTAGGACCCCTGGTTCTACCAGTTTGGTATCCAGAGACTCGGGTTCGATCATGTCGTCATCAACACCCACGCCGCCGCTGCCCATCATCACCACCGCCCCGATGACCACTGCCGGGTCCCCAACGCCGCCGGCCCCGATCAcctccgcgccgccggccccCGTCACTTCCGCGCCGCCGACAACCTCCGTCTTCACGCCGGAGGAGATGACCAGCACCCTGCGGGACCTCGTGACGGCTGTCCAGGGCATCTCCCTGTACTTGGCCGGCCCGCACACCACCCCGCTGGCTGCGCTTCCCGCCTACAGCCACCCGGCGACACACTGGCCGATCCAGAACGCGTCGGGCCCGAGCGGGACGCCCCTGCTGCCGTTCCAGGCGGGCTACACCGGCGGGCCCCGCCGCTGCTGCATCTGCCCTGGTACTCGGTACCCGCGGCGATCGCTGGGGCCCATCCGTCgctccagccgccgcccgccccaGCGCCGTCCTGGCCGCAGTGGCCCGCGCCGGTTCTCGCAGCGCCACCCGCGCCTTTCGCGCCCGCCGCAGCGCCGCAGTGGCCGCACTGGCCCGCGCCCGCCCCAGCTGCGCCaaccgcgccgcccgcgccggtcCAACTCCCACCGCCACCGCCCAGCTCCAGACTGGGCCAGTCCACACCGGGAGGCCTTCCGATCCAGCAGGTCCGGTTTCCGCCGTCCCCGTCCCCAATCCCGGCCTGGCTAACCGGGACGTCGCCACCGCCAGTTTACACAGAGGCCGGGGACCCACCGGTACCCACGCTGCAGTCTGGGGCCTCGTCCGGCTCCGCGGGGGCCTACGACGGTCTCCCCACCATTGACCGGGCGCCGTCATCATCGCTGCTCCGCACCGCCGAGCCGGTCGGCCATGGCGCGCCGACCCAGAAGCCGCCACGGTTCGCCAAGATCGACTTCGCCACTTATGACTTGGGAGCGCTTCCGCGAGCTCTGCCTCCTTCGTTTTGGGCCCCCGATCCGCGGGAGCCGCCTGGCGGAGCTCGGCCGCCTTCCCTTCACCTCCACGGTGCAGGACTACGCCGACCATTTCCAGGCCCTGGCATGCCATGCGTCGGGTGTGACGGCGCAACAGCGGGCCGACCTCTTTGTCGGTGGACTTCCGGATCACATCCGCGTGGACGTGGAGCTTCGGGGACCCCAGGATCTCTAGTCGGCCATGTACTACGCCCGCGCGTTCGAGCGCCGCGCGGTGGCCATCCAGCAGGAGTCACCGTCCCGGACCGCTGGGTCGCTACCCGGGCCGGATTCcgcgcagggtcggcctgcgCAAGCTTCTGCGGCACCCCTCGCCGCGACCGCGGCGCGCCCGTTCCGCCGGCTCACCTCAGCCGAGCTACTCGAGCGTCGCCgccaagggttgtgcttcaattgcgacgagccctacacgcccggccatgcctgcccgcgactcttctacctggaggttgcagactacattccggaggacgccgtcgccgccgacctggccgccccagctgtcgagaaggtgtttgacgctggttgatcacctcgaggagttccgcaagcgcttccccaccttacagctcgaggacgagctgtttgtgcAGGCGGGGAGAAGTGTTATGGCCGGTTTAGCTAGTGTTATGGCCGGTTTAGCTAGGCCCAGCGGGCAATCTTAGCCCacaagttatcttaggttaattcttatgcaagttatcttaggttaattcttatgcaagttatctaggttataaatataggctgtaagactctttttggaattaagcaataagaatattattatctctattgcccggctcccagaggagccggaaccctagccgcctctaaccctagccgccgccgccatcctccTCCCACGCGACGGTGTCCAGCCGCCGGCGCGCCCGCTCATCGCTGCGCCCTCCTCAATCCTTCCCCTACAACCTACGGAGCAGGTCCTGTAGGATCCCTGGTTCTACCAAAGACGATGTTGAAGGTGGGTTCTGATGTGCAGCACGTGTTAACCCTGATTTGATGCTAGCTTGCATGGTTGGTTTTCTCGCCCTGGCACCATTGCTAAGCTAATTGCCAAAGCTCATAAAACACAACCTTGCCTTCTCGCTGTCTCACCTTTCCCCAATTTCTCAAGATAGCAACCACCGCTGGTAGTCGTTCTACTGATTTTGTATGTACTGCTATGAAAGATGCAAGATCAGTTACTTAATAGTTACCTTTTTGGATTGCATATTTGATCCACCTTGTGAGTTAGCATGTCAAAACTCTTTAGATGAGCACTGCCTTGAGTATCGAAGTACTGTTGATCCATTGTTCAATGATATGTAACAAATTCATCAATGCCATATACAAGAATCATGCAGATTATGTAAATTTGTGCAGGTGATACGCCGGAGGTAGTTTGATCTCTTAGTATGTGCACATGGTACTTACTGGGGGTGGTGTGATCGCTTCACAGAGCCGATGACAATCGATGAGTGTCAACAAAGGAGATTTTGGTGCTTGCAACTATTGGAGGAAGATGATGTCTATGTGTCAATCCCTGAAGGaagatgatgctgaaggtgggctCTAACATGTGCCACGTGCTGAACTTGATTTGATGCTAGCTCACACGTTTGGTTTTCTTGTGCTGCCACCATTGCTAATCTGATTGCAAAAGCTCATAAAACAGAACCTTGCCTTCTCGCGGTCTCACCTTGCCCCGATCACTCAAGATAGCAAACACCGCCAGCCTGGTACAACATATCTGTCTAAAGTTAGACTTTGTTCCCATGGTGTTGTGGCATCAAAAATTCAGATAATCTACATCTTTCTTAACCCTGCAGTTGTGATCATTTAATTGTAGTTACATGTGTTTCTGTAGAGGCATCCTTCCATTGATGTATAATTGGAATAGTTATTGTGTTCATAGTTCTTTTGGCCGATGGCAGCTATGTATATAGATTTTCTCAAAAGAAATATGCTAAGAGCTGTATCTCAACTGGCTGTTCTTGCACGTACATCTGACATAGCATTTTTGGCCGGTGGCGGCCATGTACAGAGCCGGATCAAACCAACCCATGAAGCTGACATAGTATTTTTGTCGGTGGCAGCCATGTACAGAGTCGGCTCAAACCAACCAATGAAACTAATCGATCTGGACACACATGTGTAGCAAGCAGGTGGATTGATCTTTTAACATTGGTTGCAAACGCACGTACCTAGGAATTGAATTGACAGAACCAATCTGTAGCTAACCATGGCGACGGCTCCGCTGAATCGCTTGTGAGAGAAATTATTAAACATGTATCTATGGGTGGCCGGCGGCTGCCGTGGCTGCTTCCGATCCAAACAGGAGCTTTTAGATTGCACATAGTATGGACGTGTAGGGAATATTAGGTTGCGGGCTATATTTTGTGGCATTGGTGGGTAATTTCTTTAGCTTTAAAATTAATCCAATGGTTTTGGTTTTCTAATCTAATAAAATAACGACCGGATGTTTCTAATTATTGTGGGATTTTAGGCAAATTTTCTTTTTTCTGATGACCCCATCAAGTACTTTTTAATATAAATAGATTACAAAACCAAGTACAtcgacgtttgccggagagccatggtgccgtggtgttcgaaattcatccccgtttcttgcatgggacataagcataaacccatggacacatatatgattttacaacccatgttggtgcaccggagcatgtgcatgtagtttaattttgaattgtgcacctgaaatggctagaaaaccaatttaatctataaaatatccaaacgaaccctgaataattccaattcttttacgacacacatatagttgcatattcactgcagataaaagatctagcaattcaaacaccgtccattgccgctatGACCCCATTATATAATTCAAATCAATATGAAAAATTAAGTAGATCCCACAcaatttattatcaccaaccatgtgagatgtagcacaaaatatcctggagcaccgtcggtgtatagtacgcctatggcttacacgAGAAGGTGCGTCGACTACAGTCCACatccggcgtctcaagcacactagctcgttccccaaatatcatttcactgttcaatcatcgccggtgaaagatgggcacgtggacccacgtcgggagggcaacttcggtggtccactccggcgagagcgcggccgcagccgccatgcgcgtgctaacaaggtgcatgagcgcggctgcaatctgcgaccgggcggccaagACAGCcaaaacggccgctgttgcttctcaggtggcggcagcaacatctgcctcggggatagcaactggcgagagcggcacagcagctgtctgttccgcagcggcggccttagccctgatggaggccacccacgaccatgtcgaggcagcaacatccgcagaaatatctacctccctgccccctcccccttaccaaaagacacatttcccctgtttctgccttcctttccaagttgaaaccttcactccttgcttgcagcgccgcctcctcgccggcgaccctccttcacgctgctc is drawn from Aegilops tauschii subsp. strangulata cultivar AL8/78 chromosome 1, Aet v6.0, whole genome shotgun sequence and contains these coding sequences:
- the LOC123497168 gene encoding uncharacterized protein, coding for MSINRRDPWFYQFGIQRLGFDHVVINTHAAAAHHHHRPDDHCRVPNAAGPDHLRAAGPRHFRAADNLRLHAGGDDQHPAGPRDGCPGHLPVLGRPAHHPAGCASRLQPPGDTLADPERVGPERDAPAAVPGGLHRRAPPLLHLPWYSVPAAIAGAHPSLQPPPAPAPSWPQWPAPVLAAPPAPFAPAAAPQWPHWPAPAPAAPTAPPAPVQLPPPPPSSRLGQSTPGGLPIQQVRFPPSPSPIPAWLTGTSPPPVYTEAGDPPVPTLQSGASSGSAGAYDGLPTIDRAPSSSLLRTAEPVGHGAPTQKPPRFAKIDFATYDLGALPRALPPSFWAPDPREPPGGARPPSLHLHGAGLRRPFPGPGMPCVGCDGATAGRPLCRWTSGSHPRGRGASGTPGSLVGHVLRPRVRAPRGGHPAGVTVPDRWVATRAGFRAGSACASFCGTPRRDRGAPVPPAHLSRATRASPPRVVLQLRRALHARPCLPATLLPGGCRLHSGGRRRRRPGRPSCREGV